In Picosynechococcus sp. PCC 7002, the following are encoded in one genomic region:
- the rplU gene encoding 50S ribosomal protein L21 — MSYAIIETGGKQVRVEPGRFYDIERLDVDVDGNHTIEKVLLISDDNGVTVGQPYIDGATVEGTVVDQRRAKKVLVYKMLPKKKTRKKRGHRQYFTRFMIDSIKVGGNVVAAKADA, encoded by the coding sequence ATGAGCTACGCAATTATTGAAACCGGCGGCAAGCAGGTTCGTGTTGAGCCCGGTCGTTTCTACGATATCGAAAGACTCGATGTGGACGTTGATGGCAACCACACCATTGAGAAAGTGCTTTTGATCAGCGATGACAATGGCGTCACCGTCGGTCAACCCTACATCGACGGCGCAACCGTTGAAGGGACTGTTGTTGATCAGCGCCGGGCTAAGAAGGTGCTGGTTTACAAAATGCTGCCCAAGAAGAAAACCCGTAAAAAGCGCGGTCACCGTCAATACTTCACCCGCTTCATGATCGATAGCATCAAAGTTGGTGGCAATGTTGTTGCGGCCAAAGCAGACGCCTAA
- a CDS encoding DUF3769 domain-containing protein has translation MSAIAVLCTLNCAVMPVVAEPLMQTGQGSPVAQLPGGVAAQEIELEGEMNYGEIQIQDRTGQQQQFSLEANPTEEALDVEAVPTPPAVLEVISDRQEYNEQTQVVTAMGNVVVRFQEAVLSADQLQINLNSKLAIARGDVALRRGQQILRGEQFTYFFVQNRGQIQQAEGEISQTTLNQDLGVRPTRFGVSSNPAVLLNERLLLNQPATEVMGEEGISFVLGSGRDIGTRDIDTQTNVINRVRFQAESVEFVGDRWEAKNISITNDPFSPPELQLVADTATYQKVDEFNDELVTTKTRLVIDNNVSLPVFPRTFRFGESEGIFSQVSFGFDDEEKGGLFLQRRFSLYRSAQGRWTVTPQYLLQKAWFPDTILAETNDDDAGEILAPGLFAVTSEFDYRFNPRVSFAARGSLENLKLDNFEDKLELNFRLEQQLGNLDNPFRLSQEFNYRDRLFNGSLGFQRVQRSFGIVLRSPRYILGDSGFEVDFQASVQNIEADTDRPDLLEPGVSEDQVNLTRYQGSFNLDHRFPLWSSEPLPPTRFEGLRYSPRPIVPYVSLVTGLQGVAGVYSNGDRQNSLRGKIGIEGQFGRFAGNSFDYTGFNLSYTNSVLSDELSPFLFDRAVDQRTLEFGLTQQLYGPFRVGFQTAINLDSEEAISTDYFLEYSRRTHGVLLRYNPVLEIGSVNITINSFNWNGSTDPFTNEEIRPVSDGVTP, from the coding sequence ATGTCTGCGATCGCCGTCCTTTGTACATTGAATTGTGCTGTGATGCCTGTGGTGGCAGAGCCGTTGATGCAGACGGGCCAAGGCTCACCGGTGGCGCAATTACCGGGGGGAGTAGCGGCCCAGGAAATTGAGCTAGAAGGGGAAATGAACTATGGCGAAATTCAAATTCAAGACCGTACTGGCCAGCAGCAGCAATTTTCCTTAGAAGCAAATCCAACCGAGGAAGCCCTGGATGTCGAGGCAGTTCCTACTCCGCCAGCGGTGCTCGAAGTAATCAGCGATCGCCAGGAATATAACGAGCAAACCCAGGTGGTGACAGCCATGGGAAATGTGGTCGTCCGCTTTCAGGAAGCCGTTCTCAGCGCCGATCAACTCCAGATTAATCTCAACAGCAAATTGGCGATCGCCAGGGGAGATGTCGCCCTACGTCGGGGACAACAGATTTTACGGGGTGAACAATTTACCTATTTTTTTGTACAAAATCGCGGCCAGATCCAACAGGCAGAAGGGGAAATTTCCCAAACGACCTTAAACCAAGACTTGGGAGTGCGACCCACGCGTTTTGGGGTCAGTAGCAATCCAGCCGTGCTTTTAAACGAACGGCTTTTGCTCAATCAACCAGCCACAGAGGTCATGGGCGAAGAAGGGATTAGTTTTGTCCTGGGCAGTGGGCGTGACATTGGCACCCGTGACATTGATACTCAAACGAACGTCATTAATCGGGTGCGTTTCCAAGCTGAATCGGTGGAATTTGTCGGCGATCGCTGGGAAGCTAAAAATATCAGCATTACCAATGATCCCTTTTCGCCACCGGAACTGCAGTTGGTGGCAGACACGGCCACTTACCAAAAAGTAGACGAATTTAACGACGAGCTCGTCACCACCAAGACCCGCCTCGTCATTGATAACAACGTTTCTTTACCTGTATTTCCGCGGACCTTTCGCTTTGGCGAATCCGAGGGCATTTTTAGCCAGGTGTCCTTTGGATTTGATGATGAGGAAAAAGGCGGTTTATTTCTGCAGCGGCGATTTTCTCTCTATCGCAGTGCCCAGGGTCGCTGGACAGTGACCCCCCAATACCTCCTCCAGAAGGCTTGGTTCCCGGATACGATCCTCGCAGAAACCAACGATGATGATGCAGGGGAAATCTTGGCCCCTGGGCTATTTGCGGTGACCAGTGAATTTGACTATCGCTTCAATCCACGGGTGTCATTTGCGGCACGGGGTTCTTTAGAGAATCTCAAGCTGGATAATTTTGAAGATAAACTCGAGTTGAATTTTCGCCTAGAACAACAGCTTGGCAATTTAGATAATCCCTTTCGTCTTAGCCAGGAATTTAACTACCGCGATCGCCTTTTTAATGGTTCCCTCGGCTTCCAGCGAGTACAGCGGAGCTTTGGCATTGTGCTGCGATCGCCCCGCTATATTTTGGGAGATTCCGGCTTTGAGGTGGATTTTCAGGCCAGCGTGCAGAATATCGAAGCCGATACCGACCGCCCAGACTTGTTGGAACCTGGGGTCAGCGAAGACCAAGTGAACCTCACCCGTTACCAAGGCTCCTTTAACCTCGACCATCGTTTCCCTCTCTGGAGCAGTGAACCGTTGCCGCCGACTCGCTTTGAGGGCTTACGATACAGTCCGAGGCCCATTGTTCCCTATGTTTCTCTGGTGACGGGGTTACAGGGGGTAGCGGGGGTTTATAGCAATGGCGATCGCCAAAATTCCCTCCGGGGGAAAATTGGTATCGAAGGACAATTTGGCCGCTTTGCCGGGAACAGTTTCGACTATACGGGTTTTAATCTGAGCTACACCAATAGCGTCCTCAGTGATGAACTATCGCCGTTTCTCTTTGACCGGGCCGTTGACCAACGTACCCTCGAATTCGGCCTGACCCAACAACTCTATGGCCCCTTTCGGGTGGGTTTCCAGACGGCGATCAACCTCGACAGCGAAGAAGCGATTAGCACCGATTATTTCCTTGAATATAGTCGGCGGACCCACGGTGTGCTGTTGCGCTACAATCCCGTCCTTGAAATTGGTTCGGTGAATATTACGATCAATAGTTTTAATTGGAACGGCTCCACAGATCCGTTTACCAACGAGGAAATTCGGCCCGTCAGCGATGGGGTCACACCTTAA
- the surE gene encoding 5'/3'-nucleotidase SurE, which produces MTPATPLNLLISNDDGISALGIRTLANTLAEAGHQVTVVCPDRERSATGHGLTLHRPIRTEIVEGIFDPRVTAWSCSGTPSDCVKFALSAVLKERPDFVLSGINHGSNLGTDVLYSGTVSAAMEGLLEGIHSIALSLADYTSHNFQPAADFAVKLLCQLMEKRPHWAIANQDAPVLLNINVPNLEKEKLAGVKITRQGLRRYIEQFQKRQDPRGKTYYWLSGEVIEELPQPDEPNIPLDFPTDVQAIAAGYITITPLQYIMNDLHRIQTLAQEDWQI; this is translated from the coding sequence ATGACACCTGCTACGCCGCTGAATTTATTAATCAGTAATGATGATGGCATCTCCGCCCTGGGGATCCGTACCCTCGCCAATACCCTTGCCGAAGCAGGTCACCAGGTCACCGTCGTTTGTCCTGACCGGGAACGCTCTGCCACGGGGCACGGTTTAACGCTCCACCGCCCGATCCGCACTGAAATTGTCGAAGGGATTTTTGATCCCCGTGTCACCGCCTGGAGCTGCTCTGGGACACCATCGGACTGTGTCAAATTTGCCCTCAGTGCTGTCCTCAAGGAACGCCCTGATTTTGTCCTCTCTGGCATTAACCACGGCTCTAATTTGGGAACAGATGTGCTTTATTCGGGGACGGTTTCGGCGGCGATGGAAGGGTTATTAGAAGGTATTCACAGCATTGCCCTAAGCCTGGCGGACTATACCAGCCACAATTTTCAACCTGCCGCTGATTTCGCAGTCAAGCTTCTCTGTCAGCTGATGGAAAAACGTCCCCACTGGGCGATCGCCAACCAAGATGCGCCAGTTTTGTTGAATATTAATGTGCCCAACCTAGAAAAAGAAAAGCTTGCGGGGGTAAAAATTACACGTCAGGGGTTGCGCCGTTACATTGAGCAATTTCAGAAGCGTCAAGATCCGCGCGGCAAAACCTATTACTGGCTTTCTGGGGAAGTGATCGAAGAATTACCCCAACCGGATGAGCCGAATATTCCCCTAGATTTTCCGACCGATGTCCAGGCGATCGCCGCTGGCTATATCACCATCACGCCTTTGCAGTACATCATGAATGACCTGCACCGCATCCAGACCCTCGCCCAGGAGGATTGGCAGATCTAA
- the pheS gene encoding phenylalanine--tRNA ligase subunit alpha — protein MTTSTLTQIESDLQTLQQEATDAIATATDLDALEKLRVNYLGKKGQLSQILRGMGKLSAEERPKIGAIANQVKEVLQGALDTKLETLQKAKIEAQLKAETLDVTMPGVGRPLGKMHPLQSTIDRVLDIFVGLGYTVAEGPQIETDYYNFEALNTPADHPARDMQDTFYLPGDRLLRTHTSSVQIRHMEQNEPPLRIVAPGRVYRRDTVDATHSAVFHQIELLAIDKNLKFTDLKGTLKEFLRQMFGEDLEVTFRASYFPFTEPSAEVDVKWQGKWLEVMGCGMVDPNVLKAVGYDPEVYTGFAAGLGVERFAMVLHKLDDIRRLYNSDLRFLRQF, from the coding sequence ATGACCACTTCTACTTTGACCCAAATCGAATCTGATTTGCAAACGCTCCAACAGGAAGCCACCGACGCGATCGCCACGGCGACAGATCTCGACGCCCTCGAAAAATTGCGGGTCAACTACCTCGGCAAGAAGGGTCAACTGTCCCAAATCCTCCGGGGCATGGGCAAACTCTCCGCTGAAGAACGGCCAAAAATCGGGGCGATCGCCAACCAAGTTAAAGAAGTCCTCCAGGGGGCTCTTGATACCAAGCTTGAAACTCTCCAGAAAGCGAAGATCGAAGCCCAACTCAAGGCCGAAACTCTCGATGTCACCATGCCCGGTGTGGGGCGTCCCCTGGGGAAAATGCACCCGCTCCAGAGCACCATTGATCGGGTTTTAGATATTTTTGTGGGCCTGGGCTACACCGTCGCTGAAGGCCCCCAAATTGAGACAGACTATTACAACTTTGAGGCACTCAATACCCCTGCTGACCACCCAGCGCGGGATATGCAGGATACATTTTATCTGCCGGGCGATCGCCTATTGCGCACCCATACTTCCTCAGTGCAGATTCGCCACATGGAGCAAAACGAACCCCCTTTAAGGATCGTTGCCCCGGGCCGGGTTTACCGTCGCGATACCGTCGATGCGACCCACTCCGCCGTGTTCCATCAGATTGAACTCCTGGCAATTGATAAAAATTTGAAATTCACCGACCTAAAAGGCACCCTCAAGGAATTTTTGCGGCAGATGTTCGGCGAAGACCTAGAGGTGACCTTCCGGGCCAGCTACTTCCCCTTCACTGAACCTTCCGCCGAAGTGGATGTGAAATGGCAGGGTAAATGGCTGGAGGTGATGGGTTGTGGCATGGTGGACCCCAATGTCCTCAAAGCTGTCGGCTACGACCCAGAAGTTTATACGGGCTTCGCCGCTGGGCTAGGGGTAGAACGCTTTGCCATGGTTCTACACAAGCTGGACGATATTCGCCGTTTGTATAACAGTGATCTGCGCTTTTTGCGTCAGTTCTAG
- a CDS encoding TM2 domain-containing protein: MRQKSTAAVLAFFLGGVGGHKFYLGEIGWGIIYAIFFWTYIPTIVGFVEAIVLVSMSQDDFDKKYNTKALMGYESKRLTRDAIPPQVIVNIGDQAIAANQQNVTPSLAPDTPVDQNIAKEALDRRILKFCQTKGEVTLLDCFLEIEEVPRNILESHLENLVRAEFLQVTNRATDGKIVYRLDN; encoded by the coding sequence ATGAGACAGAAAAGTACAGCCGCAGTGTTAGCCTTTTTCCTAGGTGGTGTGGGGGGGCATAAATTCTATCTGGGGGAAATCGGCTGGGGGATTATTTACGCTATTTTTTTCTGGACTTACATTCCCACCATTGTCGGCTTTGTCGAAGCAATCGTGTTGGTTAGTATGTCCCAGGATGATTTTGACAAAAAGTACAACACCAAAGCCCTTATGGGATACGAGTCTAAACGCTTAACCCGTGACGCGATCCCCCCCCAGGTGATTGTGAATATTGGGGATCAGGCGATCGCCGCCAATCAGCAAAATGTGACTCCCAGTTTGGCCCCAGACACACCTGTCGATCAAAACATTGCCAAAGAAGCCCTCGATCGTCGCATCCTTAAATTTTGTCAGACCAAAGGCGAAGTTACCCTTCTAGACTGCTTCCTTGAAATTGAAGAAGTTCCAAGAAATATCCTCGAATCCCACCTAGAAAATTTAGTGCGGGCAGAATTTTTGCAAGTGACGAATCGCGCCACCGATGGCAAAATTGTTTATCGTTTAGACAACTAA
- a CDS encoding DUF4870 domain-containing protein, whose translation MTFDPDKRKLLSSLCHGAIFINYFFLSVLIPLVLLVISEDPVVKANARESLNLHLNLWVGWAIAGFCAATVILIPIAIILAIPLLLLSFVMPILAILKILGSPATEYRYPFIIHIL comes from the coding sequence ATGACCTTTGATCCCGATAAAAGAAAACTGCTTTCGAGTCTTTGCCACGGAGCCATTTTTATTAACTATTTTTTTCTTTCCGTCTTAATTCCCCTTGTCTTACTCGTCATCAGTGAAGACCCCGTCGTTAAAGCCAATGCACGAGAATCTCTCAATCTCCACCTAAACCTCTGGGTGGGTTGGGCGATCGCCGGTTTTTGCGCGGCTACCGTAATCCTGATTCCCATTGCAATCATCCTAGCCATTCCCCTACTGCTCCTGAGCTTTGTGATGCCAATTTTGGCGATTTTAAAAATCTTGGGTAGTCCAGCAACAGAATATCGCTACCCTTTTATCATCCATATTCTGTAA
- a CDS encoding response regulator transcription factor: MTLISVAIIEGNPHLRSLLGWHLQQANYAIYQAANLNQSRRVFEQHMPALVLLDSELPDGDGLELCRWLRQNTQAIILILSAKNTEKDVVAGLKAGADDYLTKPFGMQELLARVEALTRRIRAVSAPLQLDYGELRIDLVQRRVQFRGLYIDLTPQEFSLLYVLAQANGEPLSRSELLRRAWPDAIDNPRTIDTHVLSLRKKIEQDPRQPNLIQTVRNVGYRFNLDGIGSGLGNGNNATLEPSPTPARPSHPKLKTRTSIRELVNQG, translated from the coding sequence GTGACTTTAATCTCTGTTGCCATCATCGAAGGAAATCCCCACTTGAGATCATTGCTTGGGTGGCATCTTCAACAAGCCAACTATGCCATTTACCAAGCAGCAAATCTCAACCAGTCGCGGCGTGTCTTTGAACAGCACATGCCTGCCTTGGTGCTACTAGACTCGGAATTACCGGACGGTGATGGCCTCGAACTCTGCCGTTGGTTGCGCCAAAATACCCAGGCCATCATTCTCATCCTGTCGGCCAAAAATACAGAAAAAGATGTTGTGGCAGGGTTAAAGGCCGGGGCTGATGATTATTTAACGAAGCCCTTCGGGATGCAAGAGCTTTTAGCACGGGTAGAAGCCTTGACGCGGCGGATTAGGGCAGTGAGTGCTCCCCTCCAACTTGATTATGGTGAATTGCGCATTGATCTCGTGCAGCGGCGGGTACAATTCCGAGGTCTGTACATCGATTTAACGCCCCAAGAATTTAGTTTGTTGTATGTGCTCGCCCAGGCCAACGGGGAACCCCTCAGTCGCTCAGAATTATTGCGGCGGGCATGGCCAGATGCCATTGATAACCCCCGTACCATCGACACCCATGTATTATCCCTGCGGAAAAAAATTGAACAGGACCCCCGCCAGCCCAATTTGATTCAAACGGTACGTAATGTAGGCTATCGCTTCAATCTCGATGGGATTGGGTCTGGTCTCGGCAATGGCAATAATGCAACCTTAGAACCCTCGCCGACGCCGGCTCGCCCAAGCCACCCAAAACTCAAAACCCGGACCTCCATTCGTGAGCTGGTTAATCAAGGTTAG